Proteins encoded together in one Geminocystis sp. M7585_C2015_104 window:
- a CDS encoding pentapeptide repeat-containing protein encodes MEVNQILEIYNTGERNFKGAFLAGIDLSGADLIGIILAGGNLQKANFTFAYLNRSDLSQTNLEEAILTGANLYQAILVEANLHRADLHGAILQKADLRGANLTLANLLDANLIEADLRYANLGNANLKGACLRGANMRREKRANATNLRGANLDKADLRNIDMQGVDLKNASLIGANLAEANLRGADLTNADLTGANLKGALLTEVQLAGARLVSANLANAKLDRAILVDSDCTMANLENATLSDVKLTRANLIQANLTFARLNRSDLTRANLYGAILRNASLMEVFFARTNLSSADLTSANLIGADLSSANTAGAIFEKAIMPDGQIFH; translated from the coding sequence ATGGAAGTAAATCAAATTCTAGAAATCTACAACACGGGAGAGAGGAATTTTAAGGGTGCGTTTCTGGCGGGGATAGACTTGTCCGGGGCGGATTTAATTGGTATAATCCTTGCCGGTGGCAATTTACAAAAGGCTAATTTCACCTTTGCTTATCTTAACCGTAGTGATTTAAGCCAGACTAATCTAGAGGAGGCTATCCTCACTGGTGCTAATCTTTATCAGGCTATCTTGGTGGAGGCTAATTTACACCGGGCTGACTTGCATGGCGCCATACTACAAAAAGCTGACTTAAGAGGGGCAAATCTAACCCTGGCAAATCTGTTGGATGCCAACCTCATAGAAGCCGACTTACGTTATGCCAATCTGGGAAATGCCAACCTGAAAGGGGCCTGTTTAAGGGGTGCTAATATGAGGAGGGAGAAACGGGCTAATGCCACTAATCTGAGGGGTGCTAATCTAGATAAAGCCGATTTGAGGAATATTGACATGCAGGGGGTAGATTTAAAGAATGCTAGTCTGATAGGTGCTAATTTAGCAGAAGCCAACCTGCGTGGTGCTGATTTAACCAATGCCGACTTGACTGGTGCTAATCTGAAGGGGGCATTACTTACAGAGGTACAATTGGCAGGTGCTAGACTAGTGAGTGCTAATCTAGCCAATGCCAAACTAGATCGTGCCATCCTCGTTGACAGCGATTGTACCATGGCCAATCTAGAAAATGCCACCCTTTCTGATGTAAAATTAACCCGTGCCAATCTTATCCAGGCTAATCTGACGTTTGCCCGTCTCAACCGCAGTGATTTAACTCGTGCTAATCTTTATGGTGCTATTCTTCGTAATGCTTCTTTAATGGAGGTGTTTTTTGCCCGCACTAATCTTTCTTCTGCTGATTTAACCAGTGCCAATCTTATCGGTGCTGATTTGAGTAGTGCTAACACTGCTGGGGCTATTTTTGAGAAGGCTATTATGCCGGATGGGCAGATTTTTCACTGA